Below is a genomic region from Apostichopus japonicus isolate 1M-3 chromosome 7, ASM3797524v1, whole genome shotgun sequence.
aaaataatatgaagaGTGTTTTTCTTATTCCTCTTTATACGTTCGTTGCAACAGACATACAGTAGCCTATTAGTACCATTCCTACgggtgagtggggggggggggtgagacagaATTGGGCATATCTATTTGAGCATATCTATATTGCTGCAGTTACTAGTCGTATCACCCGGTTTTTAgacaatttaaatttgataagaaacatgaaaattgtcaatactatactgtaattCTATACTTTAAATTGCAGGCTGTTGGCAATCATGAATTGGATAATGGTGTTGCAGGATTCGTCCCATTCTTGAAGAATGtcaattttccagttcttaGCTGCAATATGGATACCACTGGCGAACCCTCCTTGACTTATTTAATCAAAAAGAGTGTCGTCTTAGAAATCGGGGGTGAACAAATTGGGGTTATCGGGTACACGACTTCACTTGCACCAATGTTAACAAATACAGGTGAGTTTTTGAGttgttttgcatatattttgCATATGCTTTCCATAAATTGAAAGAAAGGGAGGCACGACAGGAGAACGTGGATTCATGAGTAAATGATGATGCAGTAGAGGAAGGAagaatgggtggggggggggtgctccTTAGTAAACGTTACTACATTATTTTCTGATCTCTACATAATTCAACCAAACTGTAATccactgtaaacatgttaattGGGGTCAGGCGCTTTGACAGcctccgggggggggggggaggtttgtAGGGTAAAGCCAAATGTTTTTTCTCGTTGTACGGtcaataaaatatcaaacttgaataaactctatgatatatcaaactCAATAGCATTTCAAAATCAACATACCAAAGTTCATAaactctatgatatatcaatgacatatttaaatctataataggcctatatcaaaCTTCATAAAGACAATAAGGTATCAAACTCTATTACCTATATCAAACTCTATAACATCACAAACTTTCATACATTCTACAAACtatcaaaacatatcaaatgtgTTGTCTACATTAATCGAATAATAAAATccgccacccccaccccacctcccacaAATTTCATTACATGTAAATAGATTAGAAACTAAGTCTCGGAAAACTATAGCATATATTTCATCGTTTGCATGAAGGCGTttccattacatatatatatatatatatatatatatatatatatatatatatatatatatatatatatatatgtatatatatatgtatatatatatatatatatatatatatgtaaattagtgGGCGCccttgatttcatatattttcaaacaatgaATTCATTCAACCCGATTATGCATGACTCAGTCTCAAGCTAGCTTTCATTTGAAACAGTTGAAACTCTAAATCTCATTCCCACTGTAATAACGAAACAGTTCTTCAGactctttatttaatttttttttttgataaaggTAAGCTTCAGTTCGAAGATGAAGTAGAGGCAGTACAAAGAGAAGTTAATCGGTTAACTGCTGACGGTGTTAACAAAATAATCGCAGTTGGGCATTCAGGATACGGTGTCGATTTGGATATAGCTGCAAAGGTTACCGGTGTCGATGTTATAGTTGGCGGACACAGCAGTAGTTTTCTTTACACAGGTTAGAACATCTAAAGCATTTTGAATTACATAAAAAGCTAGAGACACCGTCCCCACCAAATTTTTCAGTGGAGGGAaaatgatataccgtgtccccaccaagttgtcttgaccaaacgtttCATTTCAgattcccctgtattgaactttggcgcagtttttGTGCAAATGTCATGCAgcagtttcattttattatatttatccacagttgttaaatattggacggaagtcgcatttgcggcagcctttaattgttttctgggagaggaccccagacccatgcgtatacaaaagtctacttggattatttgtcccctgagttttttttttctgcagacgcacatgtatttccccaaactaaatttctaagccatgatcTAAAATTTAAggaggcagtggcgtaggaaggtacttttttttggggggggggggctgaagactgatggtcggcctgagggaggggtctaaggggagggggtgtccccctcccctttggatttttattgcatttccaggtggcctcagatgcaatttggtgcaatatagcacacttcaacacccactccattttgtaaataattttgcattttcagctggccttagatgcaatttggtgctccaaatgaggttttatttctcatttcgaaatgaaaaaggggttttctgacttgcgaagcggggggggggggggggcggaatgatacttccgctcccatatttttcactgggggggggggctggcgcctcccagcccccggttcctacgcccttgtaaggaggtttgggagcatcattgtgTCTGAGAAGTCTtgtttccggcgatctgggaggtttTTTGCCAACAAAATTCTTGtgcgctacgcgcgaacccatgaaCCAAAATTCAGCAACTTACAAGACGCTACTATAAGATAAATTAAGAGAATAAGAATACTAAGCTGTATGCGATAACTATACAACAGCCTTACAACTAAGGATAATGGTAGAGTTGTACACAAAGTTGCGAACAGTGCATGGTACGGTACGGATATGCTTAAAGCCTATACAACcaatatcaatttatttcacaatattataattataattggGGGCGCAGTTTTCTGCTCTTGCACACGGGCGCCAAAccctctagctacgccactgaacaGATGTTTGTACAGATTGCACCCCTGGTacttttgaatctgacaatgtaCACAGATGTTACGATGTTACATTGTTacggctatatatatatatatatatatatatatatatatatatatatatatatatatatatatatatatatatatatatatatatatatatatatatatatatatatatatatatatatatatatatatgactgctCTACTTTTATCACACACTTTAGGAACGCCTCCAACGAATGATATTCCGGTTGGTCTATACCCAACCATCGTCCAGTCCGATATAGATCCCGCCCACACGACGTTAGTAGTTACCGCCTACATGCATGGTAAATACTTGGGATTCCTGCAAGTCGAATTCGACGAAGAAGGTACAATACGGCACTTCAATGGAAATCCTATATTGTTAGACAGTAAGATAAAAGAAGGTATGTATAATTTTCCGCTATGGTATTATAGGTTgaacttgttcaagtcgtttgCTTGTATGGTAGATGCGCCAGTCCTTTAATGCATTGTGATATATATGGTCCGATAACCCCCGATAACACCCTTCTAAAAGTCAAACAGTTTGGCGACGATAATGTATGTTGTTAAATACTTCGGCATCACGAAGGTATTGTTTTAACCTAAAAGGCTGAGtctttatctcaaaatttggactattttgtaatgaaaatttATTTACGTTCGGAGATTATGTTTCACCTTAAAATTTTGGAGCTATATATTCCGGTTGGTCTGTACCCAACCATCCTCCAGTCCGAAATGCCATCCGCCTTCACTACGTTAGTATATACCGCCTATATGCATGATGAATACTCGGGATTCCTGCATTTTTTACTTCTAATATCCACTTTTTGATTCGATACTTTATCGAAATTATGAATTTTGTTACGAAATTTCGTCTACAATTTCAACGCTCGAAATGGTACATGGATCTGCAGCAATCCATTTCCAgttcagtttaactattccctAACTCTGtgatttattatgattattatttttcttgtgTTCCATCTTACTTTTGAATTATCAATTTTTCCACTTCAGATAAAGACGCCCTGATCGAAATATCAAAATGGCGCAAAGGGGTCAATAATTATCTACCAAACATTGTGGGTGAATCGTTTGTACTTTTAAAAGGAGCTTTTAACTACTGTGAAGATAAGGAATGCGGACTGGGTAATCTTGTAGCAGATGCGATGGTTTGGAAGTCAATGGTAAACCAAGGGTCACGTGGGTGGAGTGACGTCGGCGTTGCCATGATTAACGGTGGAGCCATCCGAAGTTCATTAAATACAGGTAAACACAGTCACCACATTTATATTATGTTCTTTACAAAAGAATACCGTATACAGTACATGATTTAGGGACCTTGTTTTTAAACTAAGGGCATAGAAATGGGTGAGGAGAACTTAATTTTCAATAGCTATATGCAGACCCTTCGAGGGGTGTGGTCGGGGTTACTACGCGCCCTGGTCCCGCGGTTCATTTGGAGCCCTGGAATTATGATGAAAAAATAACGTATTTTCATTTCCATAATATTGAAAAGGGAAATATGAAGACTTCACCCCAATCGCCACCCCCTCAacacccctcctccctctccGCCCAAGAAAAAAGGTGCCTTAACAATTGTCCCCGGAACCTGTATTTCATCTACATGTTAAATAAGCATACAGCATTTTCATATAATACATCAACCTACCTTCGTGCTTGCGTTTACGTTGGAAAAAGTTGAAAAGCACTAGTAACGTTTTCATCACATTGTGTTTGTGTAAGGTTTCGAATTGCAGTATTTCAAATTTCGTCTTCATATTTCCAAACATCAATTTGCCTTCGCCCACATATGCAATCAATCAACCAACAAATCACAAGCTCTCAAGCCAAAAGCCTCACAGattcacacacatacacactgcTTTATTTTTCGTTACTATACTAAcatctttaaaggcattgaagactcgcctcaaaccgcgtgccgccctctgaacaaagttaattttccgTTGCATGCAAGTGAaggttttttcttgtcgctacaaaatgcagacagtaatgaaacgtgatacattgttatcttgcatctggacctgagatgtccatcgctgttatgtacactgtgttgtgggtattgaccgtagctgcatgtattgaatgtacactagtgtctaattacagacggtagcaagctgtgtgtgtatttttctgGGATcggtggtggtgtctaacacttctgttacacctcattcgaaactaggttagattaccggcatcaggcgtttctttgtgcgcgagtcttcactccctttagaGACACAGACCTCGTCTGCTAAAAAGTgtctcttttttccccttctcaATTCAGGCAAACTATTAGAAAGAGACGTACTTGCTTTAGTACCATTCAAATCTACCATTCGTAAAGTTGAACTGAAGGGGTTCCGTCTGTTGCAAGTCATTGAAGCTTCAATAGTACGGTATGGGACACTGTTCCAGTCTGGTAGTTTTTTCCAGGTCTCTGGTAAGtgacaatttttcttcttcaccCGCCCAAAAATATTACTCTTGAGAGTATAGTAGCACATGAGAGAAATacgaaataaaatgaaatagataTCTCGCCATTTCGGCTTTTTATGTGTTGAACTTCGATTTTCCCCTTTCCTTCTTAATCTCAATTGACGgcattttgtaataaaagtCGAACGTTCGAAATAAAGAGCAGAATCCTTGAGTAAGCAATATATTTAGTTTTGTTCAAAAGTCCCTTTTGGGCCACCGTATTTGAATGAAGGCGGAAGTACTTCGCTTATTGGTATCTGTTGCGCAAagtacattttttgtttgttacaatTTCGTTTAACAGACGATTTCATGAGGCGAAGTGTTAGGTTATTTTAAAAAGAACATTAGTATCAAAATTGTACCAAAATATACACCCACAAAAAAGCAGTTTTAGAACAATGAATCATGGTTTAAAGACGACCCCTCCCCTTCCTGCCAACTTTTCCAGTCATTCATTTGTTATAAATGTTTTATCTCCAAGATGGGTAGGTTTATATTGTCTATTTATagcatacatatatttatattacatttatatgcataacacatatatatatatattttttatattatatataaatgttataaatagacaatatataaacatttttaaacaaCACGACGAACATGTAAGTATAGGCTAAAAAATAAGAATACGACGAACAATATAAAGGTAATctagtttgtttcattttaggTATATTACTTGATATGAATGTTAGTCAACCAGTCGGTAACAGAGTAACATCAATGTACGTGAGGTGCACAGAATGTCTAGAGCCAGAATATGAACCATTAGACTtgttcaaaacatattttgttttggtccCATCGTTCATATCTGATGGTGGCGATGGAATGAGCATTTTCATCGAGGATACCCTCAGTACAATAGATACTGGTAAGTCACCTCTTATCATTCTTGTGCTCCCCCTTCAACCCCTCTCTctttcctctcttacctgtccccTATACATGGTACTCCAGTCTCCCTAGCTTACAAGAAAGGTAAAGTGATAGCGCAGTGCGGAAATGAACCACGCAACAATAATTGCTGTAAGATATATGTATTGGCTACAGGCGACAGGTTAGGTATCTTCATTCATGAATACCCAAACATAAGCAGTACGTTTTGAGGTTCAGAGGTTTTTGTTGTTTAGCATTAGTACTATGGACCGTCTGTATACACTCTATGGAAGGGTACAGTACTGGTGGTGTTGAGAGTGAATCgatttgtttggttttcgtgctcAGGCTCTATTTGGGGAGAGTattcataaaaagaaaaagtgtTATTATAGGCCGAAGTATACATACAGAAACTCGAGAGCAATTTTAAGCATCCTTTTCGGTCCATTAGGTACAATTGTCTTGACGTAATTCACTGTACTGTCTCTAAAGACTCGACGGATAATGTTTACAAACTTTTTGGAGCCCATGCCACTAGTCATTAGTGACATTAGTTACCACACTTGTCATCAGTAAGCCCCAGTAACCTTTCATGTCATctcatttcaaaacattttcatcgtGCTCTATGTCAAtggttttcctttttgtttttttgttgttatcatGTTTGATCAGGAATACTTCTTATGGACGCCATCAAAGACTACATCCAAACACATTCGCCTATCATCTATGGGAAAGAACGACGTATTGTACTTTAGATTGCGGTGACGTCATTATATTCTCTGCCTGACGGATTTAGCACAGCATGATTACGTAGTTCAGTTTTTGGTGATCAGTGGTGTCATTAAGTTTGCGTAGGGTAGTGGTGGgtgaggtgaggggggggggtgggtggcagGGGAGATTAACAAATAGTTTTAGTAGGTCACTATTTGTGCAAATGAAAAGGGGTGGATGGAAGAATTTTGTAAGACAATGTAATGACTAAAAATGATTGCAATGTGTTATGTTTATTAAAAGATACCTTGCTAAACCTGCCAAAACTTtacaatgaaaaataatgataatattaatcatGTAATAACATCTCGTCTTTCTCATCAGCAGTGTTAATACTCATAAGTTACAAACAACATGGTGGTACTGTACAGAGAAAAATGTCTATTATGCCTACCcaaaggaagaaaaaatatgCATTAGGAGAGTTAAACTTGTAAAAGCAGaacataaataaatttaagaaaaaaatcattcgAAGTCTTTTGTCTAGGCCAGATTTAGAAGTATTCCGACAGTGTCAAAGACAATCCTTAAATACTAATATCGAGGCCTATCTACAAGCTTTTCAGTGTATTTGTTATCTGTGATAAACATCACAGCCTGCTACAAAAATGATTgtattcatttctttatctacgTTTCAGATCAGATGGGTTATTAATTAATTGCAAAATATTACACAACAGAAACcgatattttttacattttttttaatgttaaagtTCTTTATGTTATACTTTACAAtcaaaggatttttttaatgttaagatgcaataaaataaaacggTACCAAAAACCTTCGAGATATGTTATAGTATTCATTTCTATGTGTGACTTGTCTTATTGATTTCTATACCTGAAAGCAGAGGAATTTATTGTTCACGGCGTGTTTGGTGCAAAAATACATCAAAGTAGTAGAGGTCAAAAGTAatttgaggtcatcagaggtcaaagtctgaaacacAATGCGTAAATAGAATGTACAGTTTGACGTTTAAAGATGATTTCTTTTTTCggggtacatatatatatatatatatcatttaaagcCATACTTCGTTTCGTAATGTATAACAGGTCTACCAGAATTTTGTATagtgttaattttaatatatacgattactgattattttGTGATTTGTGTGATATTGTCAAGCACtggttctttcttttttcccctttcttatTAAAGTTGTACATTACTGAAATCAACGTTATCTGTATGATTCAAATTTCACACAGATATTGTCCTTACGTAAAATACATTACTGGTATCAGtttaactggttatttcttcTTATTGTTAACGCGTTCAACCGGTTGTTTGCTTTTTTGCTCCCTCCAACGTTCATAGTTCAATATCACCGGAATCGAGTTCCCCGCCCCCCGCCCGCCCCACCCAAAGGAGGAAAAGGAGACTGAGACGAGACAAGAGGAGGAGGAGCAGTGGCGGCACCAGCCAAGGCAATCGGGaagtgcggggggggggtgcaacTAGGGGGCAAGGGATATTGTTTGGGATGGGgacaaaaatataacattgataCGGGGAGGGATCTAAGAGGAGGGAGTTCTTCTTCCCTGTGGGAATGTTTCTACGAGTAAAGTGACTTAGacgcaaaatggtgctatcatttgatATTTGTTCATATATTAATACATTGCATTGGAAGCTGCAGTTTCTGATACAAACGATTAGTCTAGTTCTATATATTTGGATAAGAAGCATATCTCAACCTGGGCAGAGGgaatgttgggggggggggggcaatttccCCACCCAACATTGCGCCGCTAAATATATAACTTGGAagaatttcacaaaatatcatattttgaagaCAGACTTGAAGAATATTGAATGAATGAACTTACACTGAGACAGCGCTTTACGCAAATTCGTAATTAAAAATTACATCAAGATTTCACTACCAAGAAATTTTAATCAACTGCATAAACTATAAGGAATAAAAAAAGGATATCTGTAGATCTTTCTGACGAATCCGTgaacattaaaataatattcactAATTGATTGCACGAAAACATGTTCTAGCATGATCAATGACAGTCTCTTCTAGCGATATCAAATGTCGTTTATATTTAGCGCCATCTATTCGTAGCCGGGCAGTGAGTGGTTTTGAATTGATTAAAATGACTCATCTTGCGTTCGCCGCCCCTTTTCGATCCCACAGTCCCTCTACAACATTCTTTCGACGCCCCTTTGCAATATCTCAATCCCTCGACCACATTCTTATCGGGAATAAACTCCATTAAATGGATAAACTGGCATTTCATGACACTGTATAATGTTCGGCAAGGGGAACCTGTTAAACCTTTTACACATTTTGCGAAATGAATCGGAACCTGTTCTCTCAAA
It encodes:
- the LOC139969639 gene encoding snake venom 5'-nucleotidase-like, with product MSADTMDNTSWFSINISFHILLTINLLNSVTSGSKLTILHTNDVHSEFEQFNEFGLPCTKDDLINSQCFGGIARRFSAVREARENNENVLFVDAGDAFQGTAWFDLYQGNATAHLMNYLGYDAMAVGNHELDNGVAGFVPFLKNVNFPVLSCNMDTTGEPSLTYLIKKSVVLEIGGEQIGVIGYTTSLAPMLTNTGKLQFEDEVEAVQREVNRLTADGVNKIIAVGHSGYGVDLDIAAKVTGVDVIVGGHSSSFLYTGTPPTNDIPVGLYPTIVQSDIDPAHTTLVVTAYMHGKYLGFLQVEFDEEGTIRHFNGNPILLDSKIKEDKDALIEISKWRKGVNNYLPNIVGESFVLLKGAFNYCEDKECGLGNLVADAMVWKSMVNQGSRGWSDVGVAMINGGAIRSSLNTGKLLERDVLALVPFKSTIRKVELKGFRLLQVIEASIVRYGTLFQSGSFFQVSGILLDMNVSQPVGNRVTSMYVRCTECLEPEYEPLDLFKTYFVLVPSFISDGGDGMSIFIEDTLSTIDTGILLMDAIKDYIQTHSPIIYGKERRIVL